A genome region from Streptomyces xanthophaeus includes the following:
- a CDS encoding enoyl-CoA hydratase/isomerase family protein produces the protein MDATLLHTVADGVATIVISHPAKRNAMTAAMWRALPGLVADLADDPAVRVLVLTGAGPTFCAGADISSLTGDAAEPGEARASGEAADPRALAVAAEEALAAFPKPTLAAIRGFCVGGGSQLAAACDLRFAEEGASFGVTPARLGIVYPASSTRRLASLVGPAWAKYLLFSAELIGAETALRAGFLNELLPTGQLDKRVAEFTRILASRSQLTQAAAKEFADGRTDRDAYWEEQAAGSEDTAEGVAAFLERRAPRFTWTPAP, from the coding sequence ATGGATGCAACCCTCCTGCACACGGTCGCCGACGGGGTGGCCACGATCGTCATCTCGCACCCCGCCAAGCGCAACGCCATGACCGCCGCCATGTGGCGCGCGCTCCCGGGGCTGGTGGCGGACCTGGCGGACGACCCGGCGGTACGGGTGCTCGTGCTGACCGGAGCCGGGCCGACCTTCTGCGCGGGCGCCGACATCTCCTCGCTGACCGGGGACGCGGCGGAGCCCGGGGAAGCCAGGGCTTCCGGGGAGGCCGCGGACCCGCGGGCCCTGGCCGTGGCCGCCGAGGAGGCGCTGGCCGCCTTCCCCAAGCCCACGCTGGCGGCGATCCGCGGCTTCTGCGTGGGTGGCGGCAGCCAGCTCGCGGCCGCCTGCGACCTGCGCTTCGCCGAGGAGGGCGCCTCCTTCGGAGTGACCCCGGCCAGGCTGGGCATCGTCTACCCCGCGTCCTCCACCCGCCGGCTGGCGAGCCTGGTCGGCCCGGCCTGGGCCAAATACCTCCTCTTCTCCGCCGAGCTGATCGGCGCGGAGACGGCGCTGCGCGCCGGGTTCCTGAACGAGCTGCTGCCGACCGGGCAACTGGACAAGCGGGTCGCCGAGTTCACCCGGATCCTGGCCTCGCGCTCCCAGCTGACGCAGGCGGCGGCCAAGGAGTTCGCGGACGGCCGGACCGACCGGGACGCGTACTGGGAGGAGCAGGCGGCTGGGAGCGAGGACACCGCGGAGGGGGTCGCCGCGTTCCTGGAGCGCCGGGCTCCGCGCTTCACGTGGACCCCGGCTCCGTGA